One genomic window of Vespula pensylvanica isolate Volc-1 chromosome 12, ASM1446617v1, whole genome shotgun sequence includes the following:
- the LOC122633267 gene encoding N6-adenosine-methyltransferase non-catalytic subunit has product MLQTLRERSQKRKKLLAQTLGVSSVDELRQILGTDIDDVQKKKGKLLSDKSESTVKDLKDDTVPADEIVYKDSSTFLKGTQSSNPHNDYCQHFIDTGQRPQNFIRDVGLADRFEEYPKLRELIKLKDDLIADTATPPMYLKTDLLTYNLKELNCKFDVILIEPPLEEYQRTCGATNVQLWNWDQIMELDIGEVAANRSFVFLWCGSSDGLDMGRFCLRKWGFRRCEDICWIRTNINNPGHSKNLDSKAVLQRTKEHCLMGIKGTVRRSTDGDFIHANVDIDLIISEEPEYGSIEKPVEIFHIIEHFCLGRRRLHLFGRDSTIRPGWLTVGPELTNTNFNADLYTGYFSNGQITTGCTERIEALRPKSPPPKGKVSGRGRGGFNRGRGRGR; this is encoded by the exons atgttgCAAACACTTCGGGAACGTtcacaaaaaaggaaaaaactaCTTGCACAGACG cttGGAGTTTCTAGTGTAGATGAATTAAGACAAATTTTGGGTACTGACATCGACGAtgttcagaaaaaaaagggtaaACTATTGTCTGATAAATCAGAAAGCACTGTCAAAGATTTAAAAGATGATACGGTGCCTGCAGATGAAATTGTTTACAAGGATTCATCTACGTTTCTAAAA gGGACACAATCATCCAATCCACATAATGATTATTGTCAACATTTTATTGACACTGGTCAAAGACCGCAAAACTTTATAAGAGATGTAGGATTAGCGGATAGATTTGAGGAATATCCCAAACTGAGAGAACTAATCAAGCTAAAGGATGATCTAATCGCAGACACTGCTACTCCTCCGATGTATCTCAAAACTGATCTCCTTACTTACAATTTAAAAGAACTCAATTGTAAATTTGATGTTATTCTTATAGAACCGCCATTGGAAGAGTACCAAAGAACGTGCGGTGCAACAAACGTACAGTTGTGGAACTGGGATCAA ATAATGGAATTAGACATCGGTGAAGTAGCCGCTAATCGaagttttgtatttttatggTGTGGAAGTAGCGATGGTCTAGATATGGGACGTTTCTGTCTCCGCAAATGGGGTTTCAGACGTTGCGAAGACATTTGTTGGATTcgtacaaatattaataatccaGGACACAGTAAGAACTTAGATAGTAAAGCTGTGCTTCAAAGAACTAAAGAGCATTGTTTAATGGGTATTAAGGGAACAGTGAGAAGATCTACAGATGGAGATTTTATTCATGCAAACGTTGACATCGACTTGATCATATCGGAAGAACCTGAATATGGATCCATTGAAAAACCagtcgaaatatttcatataatcgaACATTTTTGTCTTGGTAGACGAAG attACATTTATTTGGCCGTGACAGCACAATTAGACCAGGTTGGCTCACTGTTGGACCAGAATtaacaaatacaaattttaatgcCGATCTCTATACTGGTTATTTTTCTAATGGCCAAATAACCACAGGATGCACAGAACGAATAGAGGCTCTTAGACCAAAATCCCCACCACCTAAAGGCAAGGTTTCTGGTCGAGGTAGAGGTGGTTTTAATCGTGGTAggggaagaggaagatga